A stretch of Aerococcus urinaehominis DNA encodes these proteins:
- a CDS encoding ABC transporter ATP-binding protein, with protein sequence MTHSQPPIIKLQDVYFLRADQKILQDINWTIYPGQHWALLGLNGSGKTSLMKILSGYEFPSSGQVEVLGHIFGKSSIPKLRERIGLVTNWLSQQMPDYMTVEDVILTGKFASIGLYQPVSDQDRQAARVLLDQFNLAAFGQRRLSTLSQGERQNIFILRALITEPDLLILDEPNNSLDLFAREQLLAFIEDLVAHRPGLSLMLITHHTEDITAAFNHCLLLRDGKIFKQGPKAEVFRQDVLADFYEQPIDIRPYLNQRFEVVPDFSAFGDS encoded by the coding sequence ATGACGCATAGCCAGCCCCCGATTATCAAACTCCAGGATGTTTATTTTCTCCGTGCTGACCAGAAAATTCTCCAAGATATTAACTGGACCATCTACCCCGGCCAGCATTGGGCGCTTTTAGGCCTTAATGGATCGGGTAAAACGAGCCTGATGAAGATTTTATCTGGTTACGAGTTCCCCTCTTCTGGCCAAGTAGAAGTCCTGGGCCATATTTTTGGCAAGTCCTCTATTCCTAAATTGAGAGAACGGATTGGCCTGGTTACCAATTGGTTGAGCCAGCAAATGCCTGATTACATGACAGTTGAAGATGTCATTTTAACCGGAAAATTTGCTTCAATCGGCCTCTATCAACCAGTTTCTGACCAGGACCGCCAGGCCGCACGTGTCCTTCTGGACCAGTTTAACTTGGCAGCCTTTGGCCAGCGCCGCCTGTCTACCCTGTCTCAGGGCGAACGCCAAAATATTTTTATCCTGCGCGCCCTTATCACTGAGCCAGATTTACTCATTTTGGACGAACCCAACAATAGCCTGGACCTCTTTGCTAGAGAGCAGCTCTTAGCCTTTATTGAAGATTTAGTTGCCCACCGACCTGGCTTGAGCCTGATGTTGATTACCCACCATACTGAGGATATCACGGCGGCCTTCAACCACTGCCTCTTGTTGCGGGATGGGAAAATTTTTAAACAAGGCCCTAAGGCAGAAGTTTTTAGGCAGGATGTGCTAGCTGATTTTTATGAGCAACCGATTGACATCCGTCCTTATTTGAACCAACGCTTTGAAGTGGTGCCTGATTTTTCGGCATTTGGGGATAGTTAA
- the thrC gene encoding threonine synthase codes for MQFKSTRDATNLVSASQAILQGLAADGGLFVPQEFPQLKPDWDQLSQFSYQEMAYYVLSAFLTDYSEADLRDCINQAYDDKFDTDLIAPLVKVGDNYHLELFHGATIAFKDMALSILPYLMKKAAEMNDNHNEIIILTATSGDTGKAAMAGFADVPGTKIIVFYPNGGVSTIQEKQMLTQKGDNTFVLAVEGNFDDAQTEVKRLFNDDQLKDQLAMADRQFSSANSMNIGRLLPQVVYYFYAYAQLVAKGVVDGSQAVDFTVPTGNFGNILAGYYAKRIGLPVGKLVCASNDNTVLYDFFKAWSYDKNRDFKLTISPSMDILISSNFERMLYHAIGEDTELLKELMARLDQDGVYQLPAYAKENFVDFIGQYADEQETMAEIAQVKAEANYVMDPHTAVASKCYRKAQAAEGLSNPSVIVSTASPYKFPAAVLESLGQDTLGLDDDVLLNRLQAETGVPFPPAIQELKDAPMRHRQVIAIDQMEGYVKELAVK; via the coding sequence ATGCAATTTAAATCAACCCGTGATGCGACGAATCTTGTGTCCGCCTCGCAAGCGATTTTACAAGGGCTGGCTGCGGATGGGGGGCTGTTTGTCCCGCAGGAATTCCCTCAATTAAAGCCTGATTGGGACCAGCTCAGCCAATTTTCTTACCAAGAAATGGCCTACTATGTTTTATCCGCCTTCTTGACTGACTACAGTGAGGCTGACCTGCGCGACTGTATCAACCAAGCTTATGATGACAAGTTTGATACCGACCTGATTGCTCCCCTAGTTAAAGTCGGGGACAACTACCACTTGGAGCTCTTCCACGGGGCGACCATTGCCTTCAAGGATATGGCCCTGTCAATTTTGCCTTATTTAATGAAGAAGGCAGCGGAGATGAATGATAACCATAATGAGATTATTATTCTAACTGCCACTTCTGGAGATACGGGTAAGGCCGCTATGGCTGGTTTTGCTGATGTGCCGGGCACAAAAATTATTGTTTTCTATCCTAATGGTGGGGTATCAACTATCCAAGAGAAGCAAATGCTGACGCAAAAAGGCGACAACACCTTTGTGCTAGCGGTTGAAGGCAACTTCGATGACGCCCAAACTGAGGTGAAGCGCCTCTTCAATGATGATCAACTAAAAGACCAATTAGCCATGGCTGACCGCCAGTTCTCATCAGCTAACTCCATGAATATTGGTCGTCTCTTGCCGCAAGTGGTTTACTACTTCTATGCCTATGCCCAACTCGTGGCCAAAGGTGTAGTTGATGGTAGCCAAGCCGTTGATTTCACTGTGCCAACCGGTAACTTTGGTAATATTTTAGCGGGCTATTATGCCAAGCGGATTGGTCTGCCTGTTGGCAAGCTAGTCTGTGCTTCCAACGATAATACCGTGCTGTACGACTTCTTCAAGGCTTGGTCTTACGACAAAAACCGCGATTTCAAGTTAACTATTTCACCTTCTATGGACATCTTGATTTCTTCTAACTTTGAGCGGATGCTCTACCACGCTATTGGTGAAGATACCGAACTACTGAAAGAATTGATGGCCCGACTGGACCAAGACGGTGTCTATCAGCTACCGGCCTACGCCAAGGAAAACTTTGTCGACTTTATCGGCCAGTATGCGGATGAACAAGAGACCATGGCAGAAATTGCCCAGGTCAAGGCTGAAGCTAACTATGTCATGGACCCGCACACAGCTGTCGCCTCTAAGTGCTACCGCAAGGCCCAGGCAGCTGAAGGGCTAAGTAATCCAAGTGTCATTGTTTCAACGGCCAGTCCGTACAAGTTCCCGGCCGCTGTATTGGAGTCGCTCGGTCAAGATACCCTTGGTCTAGATGATGACGTGCTGCTGAATCGCTTGCAAGCTGAAACTGGTGTACCATTCCCACCAGCCATCCAGGAATTAAAAGATGCGCCCATGCGTCATCGCCAGGTGATTGCTATCGACCAAATGGAAGGCTATGTCAAAGAATTAGCTGTCAAATAA
- a CDS encoding IS256 family transposase yields MAQLNITLNLEEITEAVLNSDMDQMMKSLTVTIFNAYMQAEREEFINAKRYERTDDRKDYRNGSYKRNFKTKVGTVELDVPRTRSGEFDTKLFDKYQRMDKAFVAVLTEMYINGVSTRRIKKVVETLCGEGVSKSFVSSVNKNLDPAVFEFKGRSLTHTNFRYVYVDAMYIKVRENHRSVSKGVYIAQGINDDNRREIIGFMIADNESEENWKNFFLDLKARGLTKPTLIISDAHKGLKSAISNQFLGTTWQRCTVHFLRNILAHFPKKDCSHERSLLKRIFNADSQQRARELKFEFVEYVSGNEKYDKAVNTLEEGFEDAIPYLLEPTPYRVSLKTTNSLERLNREIRRREKVVGLFPNIEAAERLIGSVLLDLHEYWETCPHKFFNNIV; encoded by the coding sequence ATGGCTCAACTAAATATTACCCTAAACTTAGAAGAAATTACAGAGGCAGTTCTAAACAGTGATATGGATCAGATGATGAAGTCCCTAACTGTAACCATCTTTAATGCCTATATGCAAGCAGAGCGTGAGGAATTTATTAATGCTAAGCGCTATGAGCGCACAGATGACCGGAAAGATTATCGTAATGGCTCCTATAAAAGAAACTTTAAAACAAAGGTAGGGACTGTTGAACTGGATGTCCCTCGGACACGATCAGGAGAATTTGATACCAAGCTATTCGATAAATATCAACGTATGGACAAGGCCTTTGTGGCTGTTTTAACCGAAATGTATATTAATGGGGTCTCAACACGCCGTATTAAGAAGGTTGTTGAAACACTCTGTGGCGAAGGTGTTTCTAAATCATTTGTCTCTTCAGTAAATAAAAACTTGGACCCTGCTGTTTTCGAATTTAAAGGGCGTTCCCTAACACATACGAATTTTCGATATGTTTATGTCGATGCCATGTATATTAAAGTTCGCGAAAACCATCGTTCTGTCTCTAAAGGTGTTTATATTGCTCAGGGTATTAACGATGATAATCGTCGCGAAATTATCGGCTTTATGATTGCTGATAATGAATCAGAAGAAAACTGGAAGAACTTCTTCCTTGATTTAAAGGCCAGAGGCCTAACTAAACCAACATTAATTATATCTGACGCCCACAAGGGACTAAAATCAGCGATTAGTAATCAATTTTTAGGCACTACCTGGCAACGGTGTACGGTTCATTTTCTACGTAATATTTTAGCTCATTTTCCAAAAAAGGATTGCAGTCATGAGAGAAGTCTTCTAAAGAGAATATTTAATGCTGATAGTCAACAAAGAGCGCGAGAGTTAAAATTTGAATTTGTAGAATACGTTAGTGGCAATGAGAAATATGACAAAGCTGTTAATACGCTAGAGGAAGGCTTCGAAGATGCTATCCCATACTTATTAGAACCCACACCTTATCGCGTTTCACTGAAAACAACTAACAGTCTAGAAAGGCTAAATCGAGAAATTAGAAGAAGAGAGAAAGTTGTCGGCCTCTTTCCTAATATAGAGGCTGCGGAGCGACTTATAGGAAGTGTATTGCTTGATTTGCATGAATATTGGGAGACATGTCCTCATAAATTCTTTAATAACATAGTCTAA
- a CDS encoding 50S ribosomal protein L25, whose product MKFTAKRRESKGTNAAKQIRKEDLVPATVYASDMEPINLTMARPDVEQIERELGINSVFELEIEGGDTRTVFIRTIERAAIKPIIYNVSLQAIKKGEKLEMPIAIVLENEEDVAGEGVATLNFFEVNVLIDPAKAPESISVDVAGMEIGDNVTVGDLNLPEGAELVDEADEVIISITTPTEEAELVEGDEEMPEPEVLNEEEGTFVEDQD is encoded by the coding sequence ATGAAATTTACAGCTAAACGTCGTGAAAGCAAAGGTACAAACGCTGCTAAACAAATCCGTAAAGAAGATTTAGTGCCAGCTACTGTATACGCTAGCGACATGGAGCCAATCAACTTAACTATGGCTCGTCCAGATGTTGAACAAATCGAACGTGAGTTGGGAATTAACTCTGTCTTCGAATTAGAAATTGAAGGTGGCGACACACGGACAGTCTTCATCCGTACTATCGAACGTGCTGCTATCAAACCAATCATCTATAACGTATCTCTACAAGCGATTAAAAAAGGTGAAAAACTTGAAATGCCTATCGCTATCGTACTTGAAAACGAAGAAGATGTGGCTGGTGAAGGTGTTGCAACCCTTAACTTCTTTGAAGTTAACGTCCTAATCGACCCTGCTAAAGCCCCTGAATCAATTTCAGTTGACGTGGCTGGTATGGAAATTGGTGACAACGTAACAGTTGGTGACCTTAACTTACCAGAAGGTGCTGAGTTAGTTGACGAAGCTGATGAAGTCATCATTTCAATTACAACACCAACTGAAGAAGCTGAACTTGTTGAAGGTGACGAAGAAATGCCAGAACCTGAAGTACTTAACGAAGAAGAAGGTACTTTCGTCGAAGACCAAGACTAA
- the thiT gene encoding energy-coupled thiamine transporter ThiT, which produces MKKTNLLVSLEAIMMAVLALIIGLIPASISASYGISLGIIPILVFAYRRGVGPAVLAGLMYGALKLLVGDASILTPFQVIIEYFFAFAFIGLAGLGRQRVLKKAQAGQTGQLLAAVLLTSLLGVGLEYLVHFFAGVAFWGEFAPEGMNVWIFSLSANAISGGLTWLAAALVSFLLIKSSPNLIDPKR; this is translated from the coding sequence ATGAAAAAAACGAATTTGCTTGTTAGTCTTGAAGCCATTATGATGGCGGTTTTAGCCTTGATTATTGGTCTGATACCAGCCTCTATCTCGGCTTCATACGGGATTTCTTTGGGGATTATTCCAATTTTAGTCTTTGCCTATCGACGAGGGGTAGGACCAGCCGTCCTGGCCGGGCTGATGTATGGTGCTTTGAAATTACTGGTTGGTGACGCTTCAATATTGACCCCATTCCAGGTGATTATTGAGTACTTCTTTGCCTTTGCCTTCATTGGTTTAGCCGGACTAGGACGTCAGCGAGTTTTAAAAAAGGCCCAGGCTGGTCAGACTGGCCAACTTTTAGCAGCTGTCTTGCTTACTAGTTTGTTGGGGGTAGGCCTAGAATACCTGGTCCACTTCTTTGCCGGTGTGGCTTTCTGGGGTGAGTTTGCTCCTGAAGGTATGAATGTCTGGATTTTCTCCTTGTCTGCTAATGCCATATCAGGCGGGCTGACCTGGTTAGCAGCAGCCCTGGTCAGCTTCCTCTTAATCAAGTCTAGCCCAAATTTAATTGATCCCAAACGATAA
- a CDS encoding iron-sulfur cluster biosynthesis family protein translates to MEKLSSLNQLQGLCLITTKFVKVDKPFDHESFVLRTNETEFSGYDQCLETHVGQVHMMDDAQKFLKGDNRIDFDEFRQVFVLVCNGQMVDDNIYLDNLAD, encoded by the coding sequence ATGGAAAAGTTATCAAGTCTAAACCAGCTCCAAGGACTTTGCTTAATAACCACAAAATTCGTCAAGGTCGATAAGCCATTTGACCATGAGTCATTTGTCTTACGGACCAATGAAACTGAATTTTCTGGTTATGACCAATGCCTAGAGACGCATGTGGGTCAGGTGCATATGATGGATGATGCACAAAAGTTCTTAAAGGGCGATAATCGTATCGATTTTGATGAATTTCGCCAAGTTTTCGTCTTGGTTTGCAATGGCCAAATGGTTGATGATAATATCTATTTAGATAATCTTGCTGACTAG
- a CDS encoding hydroxymethylglutaryl-CoA reductase, degradative, which translates to MSSKRINYSKLSREDRIQSLVQLGYLNADQAQSLINNQGLSAQLADQMIENAVGSYGLPLGFVPQLIVNHQDYLIPMATEEASVIAAASFGSQIINRNGGCQAEVTQSLLTGQIAFYGFDPQDEDRLTEFVNQDQDRLLALANQVKPSLLARGGGARHIYTTFKGEASQGTRFFILYLDLDSQEAMGANTMNTILEVLKDELVARFQDQINPEIQALMAILSNYSPQSLVTASCQIKGRQLKGGGLKGGQVAQRIALASQLAQVDRYRATTHNKGIMNGIDALVLATGNDWRAVEAGIHAYASQDGHYRGLAQWSYDGEADLLTGQITLPLTLGTVGGSIANHPQAQINLDLLGRPTSQELMMVVAGLALAQNLAALRALVAEGIQAGHMSLQYRNLALQVGAQDQEVAELAQALKDSQIPVSQDLARQILADMRAKQEDKS; encoded by the coding sequence ATGTCATCAAAGCGTATAAACTATAGCAAACTGAGCCGGGAAGATCGTATTCAGTCACTGGTGCAACTTGGCTACCTGAATGCTGACCAGGCCCAAAGTCTTATTAATAACCAGGGGCTGAGTGCCCAATTAGCAGACCAAATGATTGAAAACGCCGTGGGCAGCTACGGTCTGCCCTTAGGCTTTGTCCCCCAATTAATTGTTAACCACCAGGACTACCTAATACCCATGGCTACTGAGGAGGCCAGCGTTATCGCAGCAGCCTCTTTTGGCAGTCAAATTATTAACCGTAACGGTGGCTGCCAGGCTGAAGTGACCCAGTCATTATTAACTGGTCAAATTGCCTTTTACGGTTTTGACCCCCAAGATGAAGACCGGCTAACTGAATTTGTCAACCAAGATCAAGACCGCCTGCTGGCTTTAGCCAACCAGGTCAAGCCTAGCCTCCTGGCCCGGGGTGGTGGTGCCCGCCATATCTACACAACCTTCAAGGGGGAAGCCTCTCAGGGTACCCGTTTCTTTATCCTCTACCTGGACCTGGATAGTCAAGAAGCCATGGGCGCCAATACTATGAATACGATATTAGAGGTCTTAAAAGATGAGCTAGTCGCCCGCTTCCAGGACCAAATCAATCCTGAGATTCAGGCTCTGATGGCTATTCTATCAAATTACAGTCCCCAGTCTTTGGTGACTGCCAGCTGTCAAATCAAGGGACGCCAGCTCAAGGGTGGTGGTCTCAAGGGCGGTCAAGTCGCCCAACGGATTGCCCTGGCTAGTCAGTTGGCCCAGGTGGACCGCTACCGGGCTACGACCCACAACAAGGGGATAATGAATGGGATTGATGCCCTGGTCTTAGCCACTGGTAATGATTGGCGGGCAGTTGAAGCCGGTATCCATGCCTATGCCAGCCAGGATGGCCACTACCGCGGTCTGGCCCAGTGGAGTTATGATGGCGAGGCCGACCTTCTAACTGGCCAGATCACCCTTCCCCTCACCCTGGGAACAGTTGGTGGCTCGATTGCCAACCACCCCCAGGCCCAAATTAATCTTGATCTACTCGGTCGACCGACTAGCCAAGAGCTAATGATGGTGGTTGCTGGCTTAGCCCTGGCCCAGAACTTAGCCGCCCTCCGCGCCCTAGTGGCTGAAGGCATCCAAGCTGGCCATATGAGCCTCCAATATCGCAATCTGGCCCTACAAGTTGGCGCCCAAGACCAAGAAGTAGCTGAGCTTGCCCAGGCTCTCAAAGACAGCCAAATACCAGTCAGTCAAGACCTTGCCCGGCAAATCCTAGCTGATATGCGGGCAAAGCAAGAGGATAAATCTTAA